In the genome of Paramisgurnus dabryanus chromosome 18, PD_genome_1.1, whole genome shotgun sequence, one region contains:
- the puraa gene encoding purine-rich element binding protein Aa, which translates to MADRDSGSEQGGAATGPGVGSMHPVTGGAGSASGLQHETQELASKRVDIQNKRFYLDVKQNAKGRFLKIAEVGAGGNKSRLTLSMSVAVEFRDYLGDFIEHYAQLGPSNPDIAQDEPRRALKSEFLVRENRKYYMDLKENQRGRFLRIRQTVNRGPGLGSTQGQTIALPAQGLIEFRDALAKLIDDYGVEDEPAELPEGTSLTVDNKRFFFDVGSNKYGVFMRVSEVKPTYRNSITVPYKVWSKFGNTFCKYADEMKKIQEKQREKRACELQQQQEEMHGDGGDED; encoded by the coding sequence ATGGCGGACAGAGACAGTGGAAGTGAGCAGGGAGGAGCAGCCACGGGCCCGGGTGTCGGTTCCATGCACCCAGTGACAGGAGGGGCGGGCTCGGCTTCCGGGCTGCAGCACGAGACGCAAGAGCTCGCCTCGAAGCGGGTTGACATCCAGAACAAGCGCTTCTATCTGGACGTAAAGCAGAACGCGAAAGGCCGCTTCTTGAAGATAGCTGAAGTCGGGGCCGGGGGAAACAAGAGCCGCCTCACTCTCTCCATGTCCGTCGCGGTCGAGTTCCGCGACTACCTGGGGGACTTCATCGAGCATTACGCCCAGCTGGGGCCGAGCAATCCGGACATAGCGCAGGACGAGCCGCGGCGGGCGCTGAAGAGTGAGTTCTTGGTTCGGGAGAATCGGAAGTACTACATGGATCTAAAGGAGAACCAGAGGGGCCGGTTTTTGAGGATCCGACAGACCGTCAACCGGGGGCCCGGTTTGGGATCGACGCAAGGCCAGACGATCGCTCTTCCAGCCCAGGGACTTATCGAGTTTCGCGACGCTCTCGCCAAACTCATCGACGACTACGGAGTGGAGGACGAGCCCGCGGAGCTGCCTGAGGGAACCTCGTTAACTGTGGACAACAAGCGCTTTTTCTTTGACGTGGGCTCCAACAAGTACGGGGTGTTCATGAGGGTGAGCGAGGTTAAGCCCACCTATCGTAACTCTATCACAGTGCCCTACAAAGTGTGGTCCAAATTCGGGAACACATTCTGTAAGTACGCAGACGAAATGAAAAAGATTCAAGAGAAACAGAGGGAAAAGCGGGCGTGCGAGCTGCAGCAACAGCAAGAGGAGATGCACGGAGACGGCGGGGACGAGGATTGA